One region of Mesomycoplasma ovipneumoniae genomic DNA includes:
- the gpmI gene encoding 2,3-bisphosphoglycerate-independent phosphoglycerate mutase: MKKKVILIIIDGLGLRPETQGNGFALAKTPVFDHLFENYPNSLIAASGQEVGLPEGQMGNSEVGHLNIGAGFIVYTGISIINNALKTGEFFKNEKFIKVFEHSVKTDTPVQVMGLFSPGGVHSHQDHLFALIDFAAEFGVKKLNLHLFGDGRDVAPESIKPNLNLLIKKLKNFENYKIASISGRFYSMDRDKMFDRVELGYNSIRGKAENTFTNPIDYVDSQYEKGISDEFLQPAINLQVNKNDFLNDNHGVIFFNFRPDRARQLSHLILQTDLYTFKPKYPVKIDTFVSMMKYEGINCDIAFEEMKVKNPLGKVADEAGLKQLRLAETQKYAHVTFFVDGGVELELKNSDRILVDSLKVESYADYPQMSAAEITDKLIQVGQNYDLIIVNFANPDMVGHTGNLKATIKAVEILDSQIGRIHSWAKENNFHFFITADHGNAELTEDENNKPSTKHTVFPVMLISSDKSLKLKNGRLANIAPTVLDYLNIKKHPDMDHESLIIKQN, from the coding sequence ATGAAAAAGAAAGTTATTTTAATTATTATTGACGGCCTTGGATTGCGTCCTGAAACTCAAGGGAATGGTTTTGCACTTGCAAAAACACCAGTTTTTGATCACCTTTTTGAGAATTATCCAAATAGTTTGATTGCCGCTTCAGGTCAAGAAGTTGGACTCCCTGAAGGACAAATGGGAAATTCAGAAGTTGGCCATTTAAATATTGGGGCTGGATTTATTGTCTATACAGGAATTTCAATTATAAATAATGCTTTAAAAACCGGCGAGTTTTTCAAAAATGAAAAATTTATTAAGGTTTTTGAGCATAGTGTCAAAACTGATACACCTGTGCAAGTTATGGGGCTTTTTTCACCCGGAGGCGTTCACTCACATCAAGATCACCTTTTTGCTCTAATTGATTTCGCCGCCGAATTTGGGGTTAAAAAACTTAATTTACACCTTTTTGGTGACGGGCGAGATGTTGCGCCTGAATCAATTAAGCCAAATCTTAATTTATTAATAAAGAAATTGAAAAATTTTGAAAATTACAAAATTGCTTCAATTTCTGGTCGTTTTTACTCAATGGATCGTGATAAAATGTTTGACCGCGTTGAATTAGGATATAATTCTATTCGTGGAAAAGCCGAAAATACCTTCACAAATCCAATTGATTATGTCGATTCTCAATATGAAAAAGGAATTAGTGACGAATTTTTACAACCGGCAATAAATTTGCAAGTTAATAAAAATGATTTTCTTAATGACAATCATGGCGTTATTTTTTTCAATTTTCGCCCTGATCGTGCAAGACAACTTTCGCATTTAATTTTGCAAACAGATTTATATACTTTTAAACCAAAATATCCTGTAAAAATCGACACTTTTGTGTCAATGATGAAATATGAAGGAATAAATTGCGATATTGCTTTTGAGGAAATGAAAGTCAAAAATCCACTTGGAAAAGTAGCAGATGAGGCAGGATTAAAACAACTTCGACTCGCTGAAACGCAAAAATATGCTCATGTAACTTTCTTTGTTGACGGTGGTGTAGAACTTGAATTAAAAAATTCTGACCGAATTCTTGTTGATTCATTAAAAGTTGAGTCATATGCTGATTATCCGCAAATGTCAGCTGCCGAAATTACTGATAAATTAATCCAAGTTGGCCAAAATTATGACCTTATTATTGTCAATTTTGCAAATCCAGATATGGTTGGACATACTGGAAACTTAAAAGCAACTATAAAAGCAGTTGAAATTCTAGATTCACAAATTGGTCGAATTCACAGCTGAGCAAAAGAAAATAATTTTCATTTTTTCATTACCGCCGACCATGGTAATGCCGAACTTACCGAGGATGAAAATAATAAGCCCTCAACAAAACATACCGTATTTCCCGTTATGTTAATTTCAAGTGATAAAAGTTTGAAATTAAAAAACGGAAGATTGGCAAATATTGCCCCAACAGTGCTTGATTACTTAAATATCAAAAAACATCCTGACATGGATCATGAATCTTTAATAATTAAGCAAAACTAA
- a CDS encoding ribonuclease HIII: protein MILFKPELYQVDDLVIGCDEVGVGEYFTNLTVCCAVFRQSEIEGQLIEKIVDSKLLNEKKISELFEILDQKITYKFISLEMKDYNDLIQKGLNSHEIKAFLYFKVLSELILIFKNVQIDKIFIDGFVSAQKFSQYFAKISKFFNIEQWNFEKYPLILEKKADTKIKQVGAASIIAKHALSQKFNKRQEKWKAIFPAGSNQIEKIVNFCLEQIQKHGTIFLEENVKLHFSITDKVYTKLKEKNGKNS, encoded by the coding sequence ATGATCTTGTTTAAACCGGAATTATATCAGGTTGATGATTTAGTAATTGGCTGTGATGAGGTTGGTGTTGGTGAGTATTTTACAAATTTAACTGTTTGTTGCGCTGTTTTTCGCCAGTCAGAAATTGAAGGGCAACTTATTGAAAAAATTGTTGATTCAAAACTTTTAAATGAAAAAAAGATTAGTGAACTTTTTGAAATTTTGGACCAAAAAATTACTTATAAATTTATCTCTTTAGAGATGAAAGACTATAATGATCTAATCCAAAAAGGATTAAACTCACATGAAATCAAAGCTTTTCTATATTTTAAAGTGCTCAGCGAGCTAATTTTAATTTTTAAAAATGTCCAAATTGATAAAATTTTCATTGATGGTTTTGTCTCGGCGCAAAAATTTAGTCAATATTTTGCTAAAATAAGTAAATTTTTCAACATTGAGCAATGAAATTTTGAAAAATATCCCTTAATTTTAGAAAAAAAAGCCGACACAAAAATTAAACAAGTAGGAGCCGCTTCAATAATTGCAAAACATGCCTTAAGTCAAAAATTCAATAAACGGCAAGAAAAATGAAAAGCAATTTTTCCGGCCGGTTCAAATCAAATTGAAAAAATTGTTAATTTTTGCCTCGAGCAAATTCAGAAACACGGGACAATTTTCCTTGAAGAAAATGTAAAATTACATTTTAGCATTACTGATAAAGTCTATACAAAACTAAAGGAAAAAAATGGAAAAAATAGCTAA
- the trpS gene encoding tryptophan--tRNA ligase, with the protein MKKRLVSGITATGNLTIGNFLGSIKPSLSFQDQYENFIFVADLHALTLPIQPEKLTQNRASIFAFYLACGFDPEKTVLFFQSDISAHSELFWLLQSQTTIGELSRMTQFKDKSRQKQENNTEKVPTGLLTYPILMAADILLYNPDFVTVGADQLQHLELTRKIAHRFNKIYKTDFVIPKAIISQNTQKIMSLTDPTKKMSKSTSQKNSAIFLSDSPQEAYNKIQRAKTDSENKIYFSQEKPGINNLLNIFMGFTDKTQEETLNFFQDQSYKFLKETVGTIVANFLEDLQKKQQKMLQFVDDFAKKGASKANQIANSNLKIIKQKMGL; encoded by the coding sequence ATGAAAAAAAGATTAGTAAGTGGAATAACTGCAACTGGAAACTTAACGATAGGAAATTTTCTTGGTTCAATAAAACCGAGCCTTTCGTTTCAAGATCAATACGAAAATTTTATTTTTGTCGCTGATCTTCATGCCCTTACTTTGCCGATCCAACCAGAAAAATTAACCCAAAACCGGGCTAGTATTTTTGCATTTTATCTTGCATGTGGTTTTGATCCTGAAAAAACCGTGTTATTTTTTCAATCTGATATTAGTGCTCACAGTGAACTTTTTTGACTTTTACAATCCCAAACAACAATTGGCGAGCTCTCAAGAATGACACAATTTAAAGATAAATCTCGTCAAAAACAGGAAAATAATACCGAAAAAGTTCCAACAGGCTTGCTAACTTATCCAATTTTAATGGCTGCTGATATTCTTTTATATAATCCTGATTTTGTAACGGTTGGCGCTGATCAATTACAGCATTTAGAACTTACACGAAAAATTGCTCACCGTTTTAACAAAATTTATAAAACAGATTTTGTTATTCCAAAAGCTATAATTTCCCAAAATACGCAAAAAATAATGTCACTTACTGATCCAACCAAAAAAATGTCTAAATCAACAAGCCAAAAAAACTCGGCAATTTTTTTAAGCGATTCGCCCCAAGAGGCCTATAATAAAATTCAAAGAGCAAAAACTGATTCTGAAAATAAAATTTATTTTAGTCAAGAAAAGCCCGGGATCAATAATCTTTTGAATATTTTTATGGGTTTTACTGATAAAACTCAAGAAGAAACGCTTAATTTTTTTCAAGATCAATCCTATAAGTTTTTAAAGGAAACGGTTGGAACAATTGTTGCTAATTTTCTAGAAGATTTACAGAAAAAGCAACAAAAAATGCTACAATTTGTTGACGATTTTGCAAAAAAAGGGGCATCAAAAGCAAATCAAATAGCAAATTCAAATTTAAAAATAATAAAACAAAAAATGGGGCTTTAA
- a CDS encoding YneF family protein, with product MEKIAKLFQQNSEQIIANVGTAGGVGLGGWIGITIGVGIILFIIGGVIALIVSKKMFEKQIRENPPITEGMIRAMYMQMGRKPSEAQIRAVMRSVKNAKK from the coding sequence ATGGAAAAAATAGCTAAATTGTTTCAACAAAATTCAGAACAAATTATCGCAAATGTCGGTACAGCTGGCGGAGTTGGTCTTGGTGGCTGAATTGGCATAACTATTGGTGTTGGAATTATTTTATTTATTATTGGCGGTGTGATTGCCTTAATAGTCTCAAAAAAAATGTTTGAAAAACAAATCCGTGAAAATCCACCAATAACTGAAGGCATGATTCGCGCAATGTACATGCAAATGGGTCGAAAACCATCTGAGGCACAAATTAGAGCGGTTATGCGATCAGTAAAAAACGCTAAAAAGTAG
- a CDS encoding DEAD/DEAH box helicase produces the protein MQKFGTHTRETQNSTGTNQNLSYERLLANLITIERADSALFTRIDNENYIDLFSALKTSDLRKLISSPISSVSLTTSEFDDFIEKIESIQDKDELIEYLKNSDYKLNPLTQRALNSDFQSAKKDILNKISYKKQTSLAKWKRLIKKAYDILRDRNVWPLHIGFCYISLSIEDRSFFGPLFVKECEVTIVNSVPRLNADGHIKLNNKLLAFLKKLDIDFNFDFDFSEFSIEEVIENVKKFYNDKFEIPNIEGKIAKDVSTPEDTIHFHPGVVLGFFNIGGSHQRQIMEKMIKTGEIHNLIDVDINKTTYRNNVEKSIFSPKFTGFFKIQPTNFTQDCAHISAILQNTIIWGPPGTGKSQTIANIISNVIALNRTALVSSQKKIALVVLRKRLKMMSFFCLFVINEKLENYKDFYKPIEEYIENIENFNMESKLKEIKVFSDDDRQYLELLEKIFPKIETLTNTLDAYKTIEKANNFFKLSIAETLFKLNKSININPKRSPHSRTSLKLHIIESKLKRKLKIYEKAVHAASNELRQDVDLILENLVNYDDNLENIYNKISKLEISNFENLEKFLNFVRKPKVEVLDDKALFIHHAKKVFEILAKLNNDPEFQQLYTRFRLSVKQKKKMSPYKFLLKHAEVIKILFPVIITTPDIELVMFEKRYFDYIIIDEASQMFLEEALPLLFYGKIKVLVGDHQQMQPIRWFASKMNDESEDDAFANIESILEYAHSKGVFNIMLDKNYRSHHASLMSFNSRHFYDSELKIANNHNFEGNDVIEVHNVNGQWDGQQNIVEAKAVVDIAQKNINKFATMIILAFNKNQQNAIEKIIFESYPEIEKLIYTDKIIVNSLENIQGDEADLVIVSVAYDQSAKFGSTYIARKGGKNALNVATSRARQKMIICKSINADEIQNTSNSDDLEIFKSWINFLDLDVQSQINYSRKNKTQLSLSELKNVAKSSFFADFQQEFAEEFFALFPSLELKTNYIVGTEQIDVAIFDQGKFLLGIYLDSLEYRKPKEYIEYFDAIKFIQQKKYPIIIINFVEWKLNRNKVTEKLKKEIINLKEDDLV, from the coding sequence ATGCAAAAATTTGGAACCCATACCCGTGAAACCCAAAATTCAACTGGTACAAATCAAAATTTAAGCTACGAGCGTTTACTAGCAAATTTAATCACAATTGAACGTGCAGATTCAGCACTTTTTACAAGAATTGACAACGAAAATTATATTGATTTATTTTCTGCTTTAAAAACTAGCGATCTTAGAAAATTAATCTCTTCACCAATTTCTTCTGTGTCATTAACAACAAGTGAATTTGATGATTTTATTGAAAAAATAGAATCAATTCAAGACAAAGATGAATTAATTGAATACTTAAAAAATTCAGACTACAAACTAAACCCGCTTACACAAAGAGCGCTTAATTCTGATTTTCAGTCAGCAAAAAAAGACATATTAAATAAAATATCATATAAAAAACAAACAAGTCTAGCAAAATGAAAACGTTTGATCAAAAAAGCTTATGATATTCTTAGAGATCGAAATGTTTGACCTTTGCACATTGGATTTTGCTATATTTCTTTGTCAATTGAAGATCGAAGTTTTTTTGGACCTTTATTTGTTAAAGAATGTGAAGTTACAATTGTAAATTCAGTGCCAAGACTTAATGCTGATGGGCATATAAAACTAAATAATAAACTGCTTGCATTTTTAAAGAAACTTGACATTGATTTTAATTTTGATTTTGATTTTTCAGAATTTTCAATTGAAGAAGTAATTGAAAATGTTAAAAAATTTTATAATGATAAGTTTGAAATTCCTAACATTGAAGGAAAAATTGCAAAAGATGTCTCAACTCCAGAAGATACAATACATTTTCACCCCGGAGTTGTTCTAGGATTTTTCAACATTGGTGGATCACATCAACGTCAAATCATGGAAAAAATGATTAAAACTGGTGAAATTCACAACTTAATTGATGTTGATATTAACAAAACCACATACAGAAACAATGTTGAAAAATCAATTTTTTCACCTAAATTTACAGGATTTTTTAAAATTCAGCCCACTAATTTTACCCAAGATTGTGCTCATATTTCGGCAATTTTACAAAACACAATTATCTGAGGGCCTCCAGGAACAGGGAAATCTCAAACAATTGCAAACATTATTTCAAATGTTATTGCCCTAAATCGAACCGCACTTGTTAGCTCACAGAAAAAAATTGCCCTTGTTGTTTTAAGAAAAAGACTAAAAATGATGTCATTTTTTTGTCTTTTTGTTATTAATGAAAAACTGGAAAATTATAAAGATTTTTACAAGCCAATTGAAGAATATATTGAAAATATCGAAAATTTCAATATGGAATCAAAGCTTAAAGAAATTAAAGTTTTTTCCGATGATGATCGCCAATATTTAGAACTCTTAGAAAAAATTTTCCCTAAAATTGAAACTTTAACAAATACACTTGATGCCTATAAAACAATTGAAAAAGCAAACAATTTTTTTAAACTAAGTATTGCCGAAACTCTTTTTAAACTAAATAAATCAATTAATATCAATCCAAAAAGATCACCACATTCAAGAACTAGTCTAAAATTGCACATTATTGAGTCCAAACTCAAACGTAAATTAAAAATTTATGAAAAAGCAGTGCATGCAGCTTCTAATGAACTTCGCCAAGACGTTGACTTAATTCTTGAAAATCTAGTTAATTATGATGACAATTTGGAAAACATTTATAACAAAATTTCAAAATTAGAAATTTCTAATTTTGAAAATCTCGAAAAGTTTCTCAATTTTGTAAGAAAACCAAAAGTTGAAGTTCTTGATGATAAGGCTTTATTTATTCACCATGCAAAAAAAGTCTTTGAAATCTTGGCAAAATTAAATAATGACCCTGAATTTCAACAGCTCTATACTCGCTTCAGACTTAGCGTTAAACAAAAAAAGAAAATGTCTCCTTACAAGTTTTTACTAAAACATGCTGAAGTTATTAAGATTTTGTTCCCAGTTATTATTACAACTCCTGACATTGAACTTGTAATGTTCGAAAAACGTTATTTTGATTATATTATTATCGATGAAGCTTCACAAATGTTTTTAGAAGAAGCGCTCCCACTTTTATTTTACGGAAAAATTAAAGTTCTTGTTGGTGATCACCAACAAATGCAACCAATTCGTTGGTTTGCTTCAAAAATGAATGATGAATCAGAAGATGATGCCTTTGCAAATATTGAGTCAATTTTGGAATATGCCCATTCCAAAGGTGTTTTTAACATTATGTTAGATAAAAATTACCGTTCACATCATGCCTCACTAATGTCTTTTAATTCACGTCATTTTTATGATTCAGAGCTTAAAATTGCTAATAATCATAATTTTGAAGGCAATGATGTAATTGAAGTTCATAATGTTAATGGTCAGTGAGACGGTCAGCAAAATATTGTTGAGGCAAAAGCAGTTGTTGATATTGCCCAAAAAAATATTAACAAGTTTGCGACAATGATAATTTTGGCTTTTAACAAAAATCAGCAAAATGCAATAGAAAAAATAATTTTTGAATCCTATCCAGAAATTGAAAAATTAATCTATACTGATAAAATTATTGTAAATAGTCTTGAAAATATTCAAGGAGATGAGGCTGATTTAGTAATTGTCTCAGTTGCCTATGATCAAAGTGCAAAATTTGGTTCAACTTATATAGCGCGAAAAGGTGGAAAAAACGCCCTAAATGTTGCAACATCGCGTGCACGTCAAAAAATGATAATTTGCAAGTCAATAAATGCTGATGAAATTCAAAATACTTCTAACTCTGATGATCTAGAAATTTTTAAATCATGAATTAATTTCCTTGACCTTGATGTTCAATCACAAATAAATTATTCACGTAAAAATAAAACCCAACTTTCACTTTCAGAGTTAAAAAATGTTGCAAAATCAAGCTTTTTTGCTGACTTTCAGCAAGAATTTGCCGAAGAATTTTTTGCACTTTTTCCAAGTTTAGAACTAAAAACTAACTATATTGTCGGAACCGAGCAAATTGATGTTGCTATTTTTGATCAAGGCAAATTTTTACTTGGAATTTATTTAGATTCACTTGAATATCGCAAACCTAAAGAGTATATTGAATATTTTGATGCAATCAAATTCATTCAACAAAAAAAATATCCAATTATTATAATTAATTTTGTTGAATGAAAACTCAATAGAAATAAGGTAACCGAAAAACTCAAAAAAGAAATTATCAATTTGAAGGAAGATGATCTTGTTTAA
- a CDS encoding MAG3450 family membrane protein has product MYKKITKIPDFVFALLLIFIPISLIYIFFSPDFWQKEIISYWILAIIGILNFFVCFFASLILTRLKVVDFSFIFYYSVILFSLTFLLLTYPLNSTRILLILRVVLVLISIFLIIPSLIIKKKIANRLYKNKLKSTNK; this is encoded by the coding sequence ATGTATAAAAAAATAACAAAAATTCCGGATTTTGTTTTTGCCTTACTTCTAATTTTCATTCCTATTAGCTTAATTTATATATTTTTTTCGCCTGATTTTTGACAAAAAGAGATAATTTCATATTGAATTTTAGCCATTATTGGAATTTTAAATTTTTTTGTTTGTTTTTTTGCTTCATTAATTTTAACTAGACTAAAAGTTGTCGATTTTTCTTTTATTTTTTATTATTCTGTTATTTTATTTTCATTAACTTTTTTACTGCTTACTTATCCGCTTAATTCAACAAGAATTTTGCTAATTTTACGTGTTGTTTTAGTTTTAATTTCAATTTTTTTAATTATTCCATCTTTGATTATCAAAAAGAAAATTGCCAACCGTTTATATAAAAACAAACTAAAATCAACCAATAAATAG
- the thrS gene encoding threonine--tRNA ligase, whose amino-acid sequence MELKIDYELNHSTSHLLALAIKTLFPNVKLGIGPVFEDGFYYDFDLESPLSESDFAKIEKLMKKLVSKNLRIVQTEGKNLDFQSQIYKQELKSDLENKSEKVTYFSIVDQQNNILFEDLCAGRHLESLNQIKNFKLLKIAGAYWRGNSKNKQLTRIYGTSWDSKENLEKFLQILQERQERDHRRIGSKLKLFSFSHYFGLGFPVWLENGMKIHNKIRQKILEFDRNYGFREVLTPHFGHQSLYEISGHLQHYKDDMFSPIKVENESLIPRPMTCPHHIILFSEQHFSYRNLPFRISEQSRLYRYEKSGALSGLERVRAMDLTEGHIFVTKKQIFSEISHLFKMIQEVLDFFKIKVFYISFSKRDPENKEKFFQDDLMWSQAENDLKQFLDQNNVKYVEKIGEAAFYGPKIDFQIKTALNKEVTISTLQLDFLLPQKFGISFTNEFNQKETPILIHRGLIGTYERFIAILLEQTKGKLPFWLSPKQIIVIPVGEKHYEYSKKIHEILFNLGYNSEIDLRSERITRKIREANLQKTAFQIIVGDEEIAKNEITYREFGSQESFKISLVDFIELLKNREKNV is encoded by the coding sequence ATGGAATTAAAAATTGATTATGAACTCAATCATTCTACCTCTCATCTTTTAGCGCTTGCAATAAAAACACTTTTCCCAAATGTAAAATTAGGAATTGGTCCTGTTTTTGAAGATGGTTTTTATTATGATTTTGATCTAGAAAGTCCACTTTCTGAATCAGATTTTGCAAAAATTGAAAAACTAATGAAAAAATTAGTTTCAAAAAATTTAAGAATTGTTCAAACAGAAGGTAAAAATCTTGATTTTCAAAGTCAAATTTACAAACAAGAGCTAAAATCTGATCTTGAAAACAAATCTGAAAAAGTGACCTATTTTTCAATTGTTGACCAGCAAAACAATATACTTTTTGAGGATCTTTGTGCTGGAAGACATCTTGAGAGTTTGAATCAAATAAAAAATTTTAAACTCCTAAAAATTGCAGGCGCCTATTGACGTGGAAATTCAAAAAATAAGCAGCTCACAAGAATTTATGGTACAAGTTGAGATTCAAAGGAAAATCTTGAAAAATTTCTTCAAATTTTACAAGAAAGACAAGAAAGAGATCATCGCCGGATTGGTTCAAAACTAAAACTTTTTAGTTTTAGCCATTATTTTGGACTTGGTTTCCCAGTTTGACTTGAAAATGGGATGAAAATTCATAACAAAATTAGGCAAAAAATACTAGAATTTGACAGAAATTATGGTTTTAGGGAAGTTTTAACCCCTCATTTTGGTCACCAAAGCCTTTATGAAATTTCAGGACACTTACAACATTATAAAGATGACATGTTTTCACCAATTAAAGTTGAAAATGAATCACTTATTCCGCGCCCAATGACTTGCCCACACCATATAATTTTATTTTCTGAGCAACATTTTAGTTATCGGAATTTGCCTTTTAGAATTTCAGAGCAATCTAGGTTATATCGTTATGAAAAATCGGGTGCACTTTCAGGTTTAGAACGAGTTCGAGCTATGGATTTAACCGAAGGGCATATTTTTGTCACAAAAAAGCAAATTTTTAGCGAAATTAGCCACCTTTTTAAGATGATTCAAGAAGTGCTTGATTTTTTTAAAATAAAAGTTTTTTATATTTCTTTTTCAAAAAGAGACCCAGAAAATAAAGAAAAATTTTTCCAAGATGATTTAATGTGAAGTCAGGCCGAGAATGATTTAAAGCAATTTCTTGATCAAAATAACGTAAAATATGTTGAAAAAATCGGTGAAGCTGCTTTTTATGGTCCAAAAATCGACTTTCAAATTAAGACAGCATTAAATAAAGAAGTTACAATTTCGACTTTGCAGCTAGATTTTCTTTTGCCACAAAAATTTGGAATTAGTTTTACTAACGAATTTAATCAAAAAGAAACTCCAATATTGATTCACCGTGGTCTGATTGGAACTTATGAGCGATTTATTGCAATTTTATTAGAACAAACTAAAGGAAAATTACCGTTTTGACTCTCACCAAAGCAAATTATCGTGATACCTGTTGGTGAAAAACATTATGAATATAGTAAAAAAATCCACGAAATACTTTTTAATTTAGGTTATAATTCCGAAATTGATTTAAGATCTGAACGAATTACACGTAAAATTCGTGAAGCAAATTTACAAAAAACTGCTTTTCAGATAATTGTGGGTGATGAAGAAATAGCAAAAAACGAAATTACTTATCGCGAATTTGGTTCCCAAGAATCTTTTAAAATTTCTTTAGTTGACTTTATTGAATTGCTAAAAAACCGCGAAAAAAATGTATAA
- a CDS encoding PTS transporter subunit EIIB: MKLISKIIYFLLQIFSFGLFAKHIKKKHNKTKSELTFDDKIGFKVDDLVKFLGGIKNIDSCDFTVSRLKIKLKSTEGINVDEIGKLKGISGVVVGLNEINLIVGNKSKAIWKAINNFE; the protein is encoded by the coding sequence ATGAAGCTAATTTCCAAAATCATTTATTTTCTTTTGCAAATTTTTAGCTTTGGTTTGTTTGCTAAACATATTAAAAAAAAACATAATAAAACAAAGTCTGAACTCACTTTTGATGATAAAATCGGTTTCAAAGTCGATGATCTAGTTAAATTTTTAGGCGGGATTAAAAATATTGACTCATGTGATTTTACAGTTTCGAGATTAAAAATTAAATTAAAATCAACTGAAGGTATCAATGTTGATGAAATTGGAAAATTAAAAGGGATTTCAGGAGTTGTTGTCGGTTTAAACGAAATTAATTTAATAGTTGGCAATAAATCTAAGGCTATTTGAAAAGCTATAAATAATTTTGAATAA